The DNA region CCGTTTCCCCCGTCGAACGGAGTCGTTTACGGGCCGGCGGTCGTAGGAGTCTGCAATGACGGCCTTCGACCCGGAGAAGTTCGAGGACAAGTACGTCCACTACATGGACGAGCTACAGACCGCCTACAGGAACGCCTACCAGCAGCTCCACGGCCGGTACGACTCGACGCTCCTCAAGGCGATCGACCGCCGGGTCCTCGACGGGAGCGAGCCGTTCTACGAAGGTGACGGCGAGTTCCGGGTCGAACTCCCGGCCAACCCGCGCGAACGGGCGGGAGACGTGCCCGTCGACGACGAGACGTTCGACGCCGTTCTCGACGAGTTCGTCGACCGCATCGAGTTCGAGCTACGGCGGATCTTCGGGTTCGAGGACGACTGAGCGTGCGGAGACGGCGAGCGGCTGGAGCCACAGACCGGCGCGGCCGCCGCGACGCTACGGTTCCTCGTCCAGCCCCGGTCGCTGGCGCCGCCGCTGTCGTTCCAGCAGCCGCTTGATCCCCTTGCCGGGGCCGCCCGAGACGGGCCAGCCGTTCGAGCGCCACGCCGGCGGTTCCGGTTCGAACTCGGGGCAAGATCCCGAGCACTCGCCGGCGGTCGGGTGACACTCCTTCGCGGCACAGCGGGGCAGGAAGCCCGCCCCGGCGTCGGTCAGCCGGAAGTGCCGGCAGTCGGGGCGCATCGTGTCGGCGTAGGCGCGCCAGCCGCGGCCGTATGCCCGCTCGGCGAGTTCGAGCCGCTTGTCGGCCTTCCACTCGGGGTCGGCGTACTCGAAGCGGGCGGCCGAGGCGTCGCGGTCGCCACCCGGCGGTCGTTCGAGAATTCTGGTGCCGGGGTCGTCGACGGCCAGCGTCCGGGGGTGCCAGGACACCGCGGCCTCGCCCGCCGCGTCGACCGTGAGGACGCCGGCCTCGACGGGCACGTCCTCGACCAGCGCCGGCTCGACGGTCTCGCCCGTCTCGGTCGTGGCGACCCACACCTCGTCGGCGAGCGCGAGCGCCACGTCGCGTTCGAGTTGCGGCCCGAGTTCGCGGGCGGCGCTGGCGTCGAGGTCCGGCTTGTTCTCGATCGCGACGACTCGCTCGACCCAGTCGGGGTAAGTCCACTTGCGGCGGATCTCGATCCGGCTGTTCGACCGGCGGCGACGCTCGACCAGCCCCCGGTCGGCCGCCTCGTGGACCGCCTCCCGGACGTACCGCCACGGATACCCGGGATCCGGCAGGGCGTCGCGGTACCAGGCCCACTCCGCGGGGGCGTTACGCACGACGTGCAACAGATCCGAGTCGAGTTCGTCGAGCCCGAAGTTCGCCCGCCGGGCCAGCCCCTCCGGGTCGCACTCGACGACGACGGTGTCCCAGCGGCGCCGTTTCGTTCCGATCTGCCGGGCGACGATCGTCGGTCGGCCGTCGCCGTCCCCGGCCCCGGTTGCGCTCCCGGCGGGCGGCCACTCCCGCTCGGCCCACTGACAGACCGCCAGCTCGAAGACGAACTCGGACTGGCCGGTCACACCGTCGTCGGCCCCACTCACAGTTGCCACAGACGGATCGGGCGTATAAATGCCCCGCGAACGGATGCAGCGCTATCGGGCGCCGACGAGATCGTGTCTCCCCAAAGTAATTTATACGCTGTCATTCTGTAACGGCCTGTATGTCGACACAGATCGTAGACAGGTCCGAATTCGAGAAGGGGTCGCTCGGCAAGCAAGTGGCACTGGCGGTCGTCACGCTGGGGCTGTACATGGTCTACTGGATGTACAGCACGGCCAGACAGCTAGACCGGGGGACGGACGCGAGCCTCTCGCCGATCCTCGCGATCGTCCCCTTCTACGGCCAGTGGAAGGTCGCCGACGCGGCCGAGGCGGTGACAGACCAGAGCGGCGTCCTGCTGTTCGTCCTGTTCCTGTTTCTCGGTCCGGCGGCCTGGTACCTGATCCAGACGGGTATCAACGACGCCGCGGCGGGCGCCTGACCGGTCGCGGCGAGCCGCTCGATACCGGGACGACGCCCCGGCGACCGAGCGGGCGGTGGCACGCGGGAGCGCGACGCCGTGGGTCGGCCGACGCGGCGTCCGCTGGCGGGGCGGACCGGCCGCCGCTCGGTGCGACGGCCCACCGGGCCGCGACCGGACGGAGTGGCCCGGTCGCTACTCCTCGTCGTCCTCGTCCTCGTCGAGTTTCTCGTCGAGGAACTCGTGGGCCTCCTCTAAGATCTCGCGGGGGCCGTCCTGGGTGACGGTGTTGATGGCCTGTTCGTAGTCGCGCCACTGCAGGTCGCGGTGCTCGTGGGACAGCTCCGCCGACGCCTCGAACGACCGGGCGATGAACAGGTGTACGGTCTTGTGGATGGTGTTGCCGTTGGCTTCGAACACGTAGTCGTAGTCCTCTCGGAAGCCGTCCAAGAGCCGGAAGTCGCCGATCCCGGCCTCCTCTTTCACTTCGCGGATGGCGGTCTGCTGGAGCTCCTCGTCGCCCTCGACGCCCCCTTTCGGGAACTCCCAGTCGCCCGGGCGACTCTTCAGGAGGAGGTACTCCCGCCGGCCACGCGTGTCGCGAAAGAGGATGGCTCCCGCGCTCGTGGCCTCTATCATTGCCAGTAGGTACTCTATCACTCCTTAAGTGAATATCGGAGCATCGCCGCGGTGACCACTCGCCGACTCGACACGACGCGGCGGCAAGCGCATGGCTTATCCCGGTCCCTGGCGACCGGACGGACATGCCCTTCGTCACGAAGCTCACGTTCACGAGCGGGGACCGCCGGCTCCTCGACGACGTCGTCGACGGGGTCAAGGCCGCCGCCGAGCGCAAGGGCGTGGAGCTGAAAGGGCCCCATCCCCAGCCGCCGACCGACCACCGCGTCCCGCAGTCCAAGCGGCTGGCCGCCGACGGCGGCGAGTTCGAGCCCTGGCAGTACACCGCCTACACCCGGACCGTCGAGATCCACGGCCACGACGAGTTCGCCCGCTCGGTCGCCGGCGACGACTACCCCGACCGCATCCACGTCGAAGCCGAGATCGAACAGGTCCGATGAGTTCGAGACGTTCGGATCGATTCTGCGAGAGCCGCGATTACAGTGACTCTCACTGCCGCGGGCGTCACCATCGACCGTACTGGCGTCACAAATAGCGTGAAAGCCCCGGCCGTCTGCACTCCCGCGGCTCGCTGCGCGCTTCCCTCGCTCCGCTCGGTCCAGTGCCTGCGTCGCCGGGGTTCGTGCAGACGACCGCCCGTTCATTCCCACCCGCACAGACCGTCGAGCCGGCCGAAACGGGTCGGGACTTCCACGCTGTTCGCGGCGGCGGACTGAGTCGGGCCGGTACTGATCTCGGTTTTCACGCCCGATCGCCGAAACCCACACCTTCCCTGGGCGCCCACGGTCCCCCATGAGTCAGCCGAGCCGCGAGCGCCTGGTCGAGTTACGCAGGGAGTTCCACCGCAAACCCGAACCAGCCTGGCGGGAGTTCTGGACGACAGCTCGGGTCGTCGAAGAACTCGAATCGATGGACGTGGACGACATCCTCGTCGGCCCCGAGGTCCTCGCGGAGGGCGAGCGCATCGCCGTCCCGGACGACGAGGAGCTGGAACGGTGGTACCGGCAGGCGGAGGAGGCGGGCGCGAACCCCGAGACGCTCGAAAAACTGCGCGGCGGGTACACGGGCGCCGCGGCGACGCTCGAACGCGGGGACGGCCCGACGGTCGCCCTGCGGGTCGACATCGACGGGCTCCCGCGGGAGGAGTCGACCGACGACGAGCACCGTCCCGCCCGCGAGGGCTTCCGCTCGGAGCACGAGGGCACGATGCACGCCTGCGGGCACGACGCCCACGCGACCATCGGGCTCGGCGTGCTGGAGGCGGTCGCTGACAGCGACTTCGAGGGGACGCTGAAGGTCCTCTTCCAGCCCGCCGAAGAGACCATCGGCGGCGGGAAGCCGATGGCCGAGAGCGGCCTGCTGGACGATGTCGACTACCTGCTCGCCGTCCACATCGGGCTCGACCACCCGACCGGCGAGGTGGTCGCGGGCGTCGGGGGGTTCCTGGCGGTCCACCAGTTCCGCGCCGACTTCTCGGGGGAGTCGGCCCACGCCGGCGCGCGGCCCGGGTCGGGGCGCAACGCCGTCCAGGCGATGGCCGCCGCGGTGCAAAATCTCTACGCGATCCCCCGCCACGGGGACGGCGCCACGCGGGTCAACGCCGGGAAGGTCGGCGGCGGGACCGCGACGAACGTGGTCCCCGAGCAGGCTCACGTCGAGGGCGAGGTCCGCGGCGAGACGACGGAGCTCATGGAGTACATGCGCGAGCGGGCCCGCTCGGTGCTCGACGGCGCGGCGACGATGCACGGCTGCGAGGTCGACGTGACCCCGGAGGGGGAGGCACCGGGCGCCGAGAGCGACCCCGTCGTCGTCGACGTGGTCGAGACGATCGCGGGGCGGACCGGCGGCGTCGACTCGGTGGTCCGGAACGACGACCTCGGCGGGAGCGAGGACGCGACCGTCCTGATGAACCGCGTCCAGGAGCGGGGCGGCCGGGCCGCGTACGTCGGTGTCGGCACCGACCACCCCGGCGGCCACCACACCGCCACCTTCGACGTGGACGAGGACTCGCTGGCCGTCGGCGTCGACGTGCTGTCCGAGACGGTCCGGGCGCTGGCGCGCGACCGTCCCTGAGCGGCCGCCGGCTCCCCGAGCGGGTCCCGGTCCGTCGTTTCGACGTGGACCGGCAGCGACCCGGTCAGGCCGCGGGCCCGCGCCAGCGGTAGAGGACGGTCCCGTCGCCGCCCGGATCGACCCACGAGACGGTCACCTCCGTCCGCGAGAGGTCGAGCCGGCTCGCGGCCGGCGGGCAGACCGTCCCGACGGTGACCTGCGCCTGCGAACCGGCGGCGACGGTCGACCCGGAGACGCCCAGCTCCGCCAGGTCGTAGCGGTCGGTGACCGACCCGACGCCGCGACAGCCCGCACTGGCGACGTGGATCGCCACGTTCTCCCGCGCCAGCACGTCGCCGCCGGTGAACTCGACGGCGAGCTCGTGGCCGCCGCTGTCGACGGCGAACTCCCCCTCGATCGCGACGGTCGGCGTCCCCGACAGCTCCCCTTCGAACCCCATGAAGAACGTCGCCGCCGTCGCCGCCAGCAACACGGTGATCGCGACCATCAGGATGACCCCGATGACCGGCGAAACAGCTCTCGACGAGTCGATCCCTGTCATGGTTTCCTTCCCCACGCGCGCCTGAACGCTGCCCGGACGCCCCTTCGGGACGACGCCCCAGCCGCCCCGTCTCCGTCCGGGCCGTTCCCCACCGCGCGTTACTGATCAGTATATTGACGACTGCACATAAATATTCGTCATCATCGTTCGAGTAATCACCGCGTACGCCCCGACTCCGAACGTGTTGTGGACCGACGGCTGCGGTCGACAGCGGGCGGCGACGCGCGGTGGGACTCCGGCGGCGTAGGCGGTCAGTACTTCGGATCGGCGCCGGTGGTCTCGTAGACGTCGTCGAGGATCTCGTCGCGGCGGATCTGCCAGTCTGCGAAGCCCTCGCGGCTGTCGGGGTAGTCCTCGTAGTGGTCGAGCACGCGCTCGGCCAGCTGTTTCGTCTCGTAGAGGTCGTAGATGGTGCCCCAGTGGCCGACCGACTTGACCGCGGTCTTGAGCTTGAGCCAGAGGCCGATGTCGGTCTCGCCGGCGTAGAGCCCCTCGGCGATCTTCTCGGCGGGCAGCGCCGCCAGCATCCCCATCAGGTCGTCGATGTCGTAGGCCGTCACGAAGATGTTGTACACGTCCAGCGTGGCGAAGCGGGCGCCGAAGTGGTCCATCACCCGCTTGTTGTACTCCCAGAGGCGGTCCTCCCCCACGTCGCCGTCCTCGATGGCCGCGACCGCCTGCTCGCCGGCGTACTGCCCGGAGTAGGCGGCGCCGCCGATGCCGCCGCCGGTCGTCGGGTTCACGAGGCCCGCCGCGTCGCCGGCCGCGAGAAAGCCCGGCGCGACCGCCGAGTCGTAGGGCCGCCGCGTCGGCAAGGCGGCGCCGAGCTTGTCCTCGACGGTCGCGCCCTGGAACTCCTCGCGGTTCCTGAGATCGCGCTTGAGGTCCTCGACGAGGTGCATCGGCTCCTCGTTCATCTGGAAGCCCAGCCCGGCGTTGATCTCGGTGTCGGTCCGCGGGAAGTACCACAGGTAGCCCGCCGCCCGCTCGGTCGGCTTGAAGACGAGGGCGTCGTCCCACTCGACGGGCTCGTCGACCGTCACGATCTCCCGGTAGGCCGAGCAGAACTGGCTGTAGCTGACGTTCGTGTCGAAGGTCGTCCCGTCGAAGTCGACGTTGTCCTGGAGGATCGACAGCGCGCCCGCGCCGTCGATGACCATCTCCGCCTCGTAGTCGACGGGGTCACCCTTCCGCATCGCGCGGACGCCGGTGACCGTCCCGTCGTCGGCCTGACGCACGTCCTTGACGAGCGTGTCGAAGTGGATCTCGGCGCCGGCGTCGCGGGCCCCCTCGATGACGGCCTTGCCGTACTCCCAGCGGTCGATGACGGCGAGTTCCCCGGGGACGGGGATCTCCAGGACGGTGTCCTCCTGGGGGATCTCGAAGCGGCCGTGGTCGACGCCGGTGTTGGTCATCGCGGGTTCGATCTGCGACTTCGGGATCGCGTCGGGGAAGGAACTCGCGCCCTTGAGGGCGTCGCCGCAGGCGATGTGGCCCCCCTCCTCCTCGGGCTTGCGCTCCAGGAGCGCGACGTCGTAGCCCTCGCGGGCGACGGTCGCCGCGGCGTAACAGCCGGCGGTCCCCGCCCCGACGACGACGACATCGTACTCGCGTGTAGTCATGGTCCATCTTTCGCGGGGCGGGGGAGAAAACTCTTTACCAACCGTCTCTCTGCCACCCGGGTTTCCTCGGTCGCTGCGCTCCCTGCGGGGAGCCGGGTGGCGAAGACGTGCGTGGAAACACCGTCAGAGCAAGCTCCGGAGAGGGTCGTGACCCTCTGGGGGGCTGTTCGGGGCGATCGCGGTGCCGTGCTTTCCCGGTGTCCGCGCGAACGGCGTTCGCGCGGGCTCGGGAGAGATTGCTCTCCCGGTGGACTGGACGGGCGAGGCGCACTTGCTGTCTCCCGCGGTCGCTCTCGTTCGACTTCTCTCCCGGACAGACCCACCAGAGACAACTGCTCCACTCGCGGATCGAACCGGTCGTCAGAACACGCTGTCGGCGGTGGCGGCGCCGACGACGCTGAAGATGGCGCCGACGCTGACGGCGCGGACCGTGATCCCGGCGCGCTCGGTCGTCGTGAGGTCGGGGTCGGTGAGGAACGTGGTCGGCGCGGTCAGCGTGAGCGCGAGGACGGCGACCGAGCCGAAGGAGACGGCCATCAGGGAGACGAACCGGACGGGGACCCCGGCTACCTCGGCCTCGCGGTCGGGGTCGCGGTCGTCGTCGGCCTCGTAGAGGGCGCCGTAACCGATGGCGAAGACGATGGCCACCGTGACGGCGGTGTGGAACCAGCTCATCTGCTTCGCGAGCGTCCACACCTCCTCGGTGACGACGAACGGCCCCGCGAGCAGGAACCCGCCGACGACCTGCTGGGCGGTGTCCGCGAGCCTGTACCGCGGGTCCCGTGCCATGCACCGGGGTATTCCGGGCACCGGGAAAACGCTGGCGGACGCGGCGGTCGGCGGCGCCGACCGCGCTCGTCGGTCGATATCTCCCCACAGTTCGACCCGTCACCCGTCGCTCGACCCGTCACCCGTCGAGCGGGCGTCGCCGGCGACCGAACTCACCAGCCACGCGGCCGCGAACGACCCGACGAACAGCGGGGGGAAGTACAGTACCTGCGTGATCGGGTCCGGCGGCGAGACGACCGCTCCGACGACGAACCCGGCGACGACCGCCATCGCGTACGTGCCGGCGAGTCGCTCGCGCCGGGTGGGCGGCGAGTCGCGCGGCCCCGAATCGCCGCGGCCGAAGCGCACGTACCAGTAGTGGACGACCCCGACGGCCAGCTGCATGTAGAGGAAGATGTCGAGCGTCGACGACCCCTTGGCTCGCGCCTCGCTGCGCGCCCAGTAGGCGAGGACGAACGGCTGGGCGAGGAGGACGAGCGCAGTCAGGCCGACCGCGACCGCCACCAGCGGCCGCTCGGCGAGCATCGGAGGGAGCTGCACGGCCGCCCGTACCCCGCCGTCGGACATAGGTCTTGTCTCCCGTTCGACACCAGCGCGTCCCCGCGGCCGGCCCGGCGGTCGCCGACACAGAACCGTTTTCCTCGCGGGCGCCCACCCGTCTCCCATGAGCGTCAGCGAGGAGTTCGACGAGTGGGCCCGCGACGGCCGCGACGAGGGCATGGAGGAACGCCACTGGCACACGGCCAAACACGCCCTGACGCGGATGCCCGTCGAGGACGGCGACACCGTGCTGGACCTGGGCAGCGGGAGCGGCTACGCCGGTCGGGCGCTGCGGGAGACCAAGGACGCGGCGCGCACCTACGGGATCGACGCCTCGCCCGAGATGGCCCGCAACGCCCGCGCGTACACCGACGACCGCCGCTCGGGGTTCCTCAACGGCGACTTCGAGCACTTGCCGTTCGCGGACGACAGCATCGACCACTGCTGGTCGATGGAGGCGTTCTTCTACGCCCGCGACCCCGACGCCGTACTGGCGGAACTGCGGCGGGTTCTCCGCCCGGGCGGCACGTTCTACTGCGCGGTCAACTACTGGGAGGAGAGCGTCCACACGCACAGGTGGGACGACCTGGTGGACGTGCCGATGGTCCGCTGGACGGAGGCCGAGTACCGCGACCACTTCCGCGAGGCGGGGCTGCACGTCGCCGCACAGGACCGCATCCCCGACACCGAGACGGAGATCCCCCCGGCCGAGGCGTTCCCGACCGAGGACTTCGAGCGGCGGGAGGCGATGGTCGAGCGCTACCGCGAGCACGGCACCCTGCTGACCGTCGGCGTGGTGCCGTAGCGGCCCGCCTCGCCCGGTCGGGCGGACGCTGCGTGGCACCCCCGCCGCGCGGCGTCACCCCGACGGTGCCAAACGTTTTGTAGGTCTCGCGTCCACGGGGCTGTATGGCGCTGACACGGCGACAGCAGGTGCTCGGCGGGCTGTTCGTCGGGACGGCGGCGCTGACGCTGGCGATCCTCTCGCGGGTGCTCGGGACGGTCTTCTTCGCCATCACCGTCGCGTACGTGCTCTATCCCGTCCGCCGCGAACTCGTCACACGGGGCGTCCACCGGCGCATCGCCGCCGCGGCGGCGACGGCGGTCGGCTTTCTGTTCGTCCTGGCGGTCCTCACGCCCATCGTCTACGCGCTCTACAACCGCCAGCAGCTGCTGCTGGGGTTCCTGCGGGAGATCCCGAGCGAACTCACCGTCCCCGTCTTCGGGATGGAGTTCGTGATCGACGTCAGCGACGTGTTCGCGCAGGCGCGGGACGTCGTGAGCGACATCGCGATCGACTTCGCGAGCACGACCCCGGTCCTGGCGCTCAAGGGGTTCCTGTTCGCCTTCCTGGTCTACGGACTGTTGCTCCGACCGGGGAGCGTCCGCCGGGCGTCGCTGCGGCTGGTCCCCGGCGAGTACCACGACGTGATACTGTCGCTGCACCGCTGCGTCCGGGACACGCTGTACGCGCTGTACGTGCTCCAGGCCGCGACGGCGCTGGGCACGTTCGTCGTCGCCTACGCCGTCTTCACGATCCTTGGCTACGACGCGGTGTTCTCGCTCGCGCTCTTCTCCGGGCTCCTGCAGTTCATCCCCGTCATCGGCCCGAGCCTGCTGATCGTCGCGCTCGCCCTGACGGAGGTGCTGGCCGGCGAGATCACCGCCGCACTGCTGGTGGCGAGCACGGGGCTGGTCCTGATCGGGTTCCTGCCGGACGCGCTCATCCGCCCGCGGCTGGCCTCGCTGACGACCGGGATGCCCGCCAGCCTCTACTTCGTCGGGTTCACCGGCGGCACCCTCAGCCTGGGCGTCGTCGGCGTCATCGCCGGCCCGCTGGTCGTCGCGCTGCTCGTCGAGGTGGTCGAACTCATCACCGACGAGCGCACGAGCGTCCAGCAGACCTTCGACGGGGCCGCGCTCGACCCCGACGCCGACCCGGACGACGACCGGTCCGGGCGACTGACCGGTTCCCTGGCCGACGGTGACTCCGCGGCGGACGCCGCGGACGAGCCCGCGACCGACGGCGCCGCGGGCGAGGACTCGCCCGGCGACGGCGCCGTCGGCGACGACCCGAGGGCCGACGGCGCCGACGACTGACCGGGGCGGGGACTACCGACGGTGCGTGGGCCCTACGCGCCGGTCTCCAGTTCGCGCCCGGCGGCCTCCCACTCGGTGAGGCTCCCCTCGTAGAACGCCAGGTCGGGGTAGCCCAGGTGACGGAGGACGGTGTAGGTGTGGCTGATCCGCCGGGCGGTGTTGCAGTACAGCAGGACCCGCCTGTCGGGGCCGATCCCCCGCTCGTCGAGGATCGACTCGATCTCCCCGCGGGGCCTGAGCCCGCGCGTCTCGTCGTCGACGAGTTCGCGCCAGTCCAGCCGGACCGCGCCGGGGATGTGGCCCTCCTCGAACTCCCAGTCCTCGCGGGTGTCGACGACGACGGTGTCGGGGTCGTCGGTGGCCGCCGCGACCTCGTCGATGTCCACGAGCGGCGTCTCCGCGGGCGGGTCGACGGCGTACTCGGAGCGTTCGAAGTCCGCGGCCTCGCTCGTCGTCTCGTGGGCGAGCCGCCAGGCGGAGAAGTCGCCGTCGAGCAGGTGGAGCCGCTCGGGGTCGTGGCCGTACAGCTCGGCGGTCACGAGGAACCGGGCGGCGAAGACGCCGTGGGTGTCGTCGTAGGCGACGACCCGGTCGCCCTTCTCGATCCCCGCCTCGGACATGAGTTCGGCGAAGGCGTCGGCGCCGGGGAGCATCCCCTGGTCGCCGCCCGAACTGTCCCCGGCGGCGTCGCCGTCGGCGGCGTGGTCGTCCGCGCGGAACGAGTCGAACGGGATGTTGACCGCCCCGGGGACGTGGCCGATGCCGTCGAACTCCCAGGCGTCGCGCACGTCGACGATCCGGACCTCGTCGAGTCGGTCGGCCACCCAGTCGGCCGGGACGACGATCTCGCTCATGTCCCCGGGTCGGGAGAGCGGACGCTTGAAGATGTCCTTCCGACCCGGTCGGAGGTAGTGGCAATTTTGACCGGGACGACGGCGGCCGTCCCACGACATAAAGGCGGGGCCGGCCCGCGGGCTCGTGCGGCGGTCGCACCCGTCCCCCGGTCCGGACCGGCCGGCGAGAGCGCGAGACAGAGGCCGTGAGAACTATAGACACGGCAACTTCAGGCAACAATTTCCGCTATAGTCGTCAAGGGGCGGGACATGCCGAAGGTCCTAGCTGTATATAGTCGGTAGACCAATGGTTCGATGACCATGAGCGAATACGCGAAAGACGTACTCGTCTCGGCGGACTGGGTCGAAGACCATCTGGAGGAGTTCCAGAGCGACGACGACGACTATCGGCTGGTCGAGGTCGACGTGGACACGGAGCTGTACGACGAGAGCCACGCGCCGGGCGCGGTCGGCTGGAACTGGGAGACGGACCTCCAGGATCAGGTCGAGCGCGACATCCTCGACAAGGAGGACTTCGAGGCGCTGCTCGGTTCGGCGGGCATCAGCGAGGACACGACGGTCGTCCTCTACGGTGACAACGCCAACTGGTTCGCGGCCTACACCTACTGGCAGTTCAAGTACTACGGCCACGACGACGTGAAGCTGCTCGACGGCGGCCGCGACTACTGGGTCGAGAACGACTACCCGCTCACCGACGAGGAGCCCGACTTCTCGGAGGTCGAGTACAACGCCTCCGGCCCGCGCGAGTCCATCCGCGCCTACCGCGACGACGTGGAGAACGCCGTCGAGAAGGGCCTGCCGCTGGTCGACGTGCGCTCGCCCGAGGAGTTCTCCGGCGAGGTCCTCGCGCCGCCGGGACTCCAGGAGACCGCCCAGCGCGGCGGCCACATCCCGGGCGCCGAGAACATCTCGTGGGCCGCCGTCACGAACGACGACGGCACCTTCAAGGACGCCGAGGAGATCGAGGAGCTCTACGCCGAGGAAGGCATCGACGGCGACGAGACGACCGTCGCCTACTGCCGCATCGGCGAGCGTTCCTCCGTCGCGTGGTTCGCCCTGCACGAGCTGCTGGGCTACGACGACGCCATCAACTACGACGGCTCCTGGACGGAGTGGGGCAACCTCGTGGGCGCCCCCATCGAGAAGGGCGAGTAAGGTCGCTCACGCGAACTCGATTTTTTCGACGCCGCGACCGATAGCGGCGGGACCGACGGCTGCCCGTCCGAGCGAACGTTTAACTGCGTTCCCACCGCAGTGGGATACATGGGGACGAGCGAGGACCGACGCGTCGACGAGAAGGGGCGAGTCACGATCCCGCAGTCCATCAGGGAGGCGTTGCAGATCGACCCGGGGGAGGAGGTCGCCGTGGAGCTGGAGGGCGACCGGATCGTCATCCGCAGTCGGATCTCGCGGGAGCGGTTGGTCGAGCGACTGGAGGGATGCGTCAACGGGGAAACGAGAGCCGAGGACGCCGACCGGATCGACCCCGAAGATCTGAAAGCCGAGTGGACGAGCGACCTGCCGAACTGATGTACTGTCTCGACGCGAACGTCTGGATCTACTTCCTCGACGCCGACCTCGACGAACACGAGGCCGTCCGCGACGACGTGGCCGAGGTACTCCGCTCTCGGCCGCTGTTCACGACGACGGTCCTCCAGATGGAGGTCGTCCACTACTTGACGAACCAACTGGCCGACAGCGAGCGCCACGTCGAACGGGTGTTATCGATCGAGGACTCGACCGTCGCGGAGCTACGACCCGCCGACGTGAAGCGGGGGGCGGAGCTGCTCGCCGAGTACGACCAGTCCGGGATCGGCGGCCGGGACGCGCCGGTACTGGCCGCGATGGAGCGACACGGCGTCGAGCGACTCTGGACACACGACGAGGCGCTCGAGCGGATGGACGACCGCCTCGACTGGCTGACGGTCACGGACCCCGTCGAGTAGCGACCACCGGGGTCTCGGCTCACGGCGGTCCCAAGCGTTTTCAGCCCGCCCGACGAACCGCCGGCCATGGAACTGTCGGCCTTCCGGGAGCCGCTGTCCCGCGAGGAGACCGCGGGACTGCTCGCCGTCGCTGCCGTCGTCGCCGTCCTGCTCGGTCCCGACGCTATCACGCTGGCCGAGGGGTCATCGGTCCTGCTGACGGCCGTCTCCGCGCTCGCGATGGGGACGCTCGCGTTCGTCGTCGGCGCCGTCGCGCTCGTCGCGACACGGGAACTGCGCGGCGACGGGGAGTGAGCGGCGGACGAGGCGACGGGTCCGTCCGCGGGACGGATCACTCCGCCTCGTCCTCGGCGTCGAACTCGACGTCCTG from Halosimplex halophilum includes:
- a CDS encoding class I SAM-dependent methyltransferase yields the protein MSVSEEFDEWARDGRDEGMEERHWHTAKHALTRMPVEDGDTVLDLGSGSGYAGRALRETKDAARTYGIDASPEMARNARAYTDDRRSGFLNGDFEHLPFADDSIDHCWSMEAFFYARDPDAVLAELRRVLRPGGTFYCAVNYWEESVHTHRWDDLVDVPMVRWTEAEYRDHFREAGLHVAAQDRIPDTETEIPPAEAFPTEDFERREAMVERYREHGTLLTVGVVP
- a CDS encoding AI-2E family transporter, whose product is MALTRRQQVLGGLFVGTAALTLAILSRVLGTVFFAITVAYVLYPVRRELVTRGVHRRIAAAAATAVGFLFVLAVLTPIVYALYNRQQLLLGFLREIPSELTVPVFGMEFVIDVSDVFAQARDVVSDIAIDFASTTPVLALKGFLFAFLVYGLLLRPGSVRRASLRLVPGEYHDVILSLHRCVRDTLYALYVLQAATALGTFVVAYAVFTILGYDAVFSLALFSGLLQFIPVIGPSLLIVALALTEVLAGEITAALLVASTGLVLIGFLPDALIRPRLASLTTGMPASLYFVGFTGGTLSLGVVGVIAGPLVVALLVEVVELITDERTSVQQTFDGAALDPDADPDDDRSGRLTGSLADGDSAADAADEPATDGAAGEDSPGDGAVGDDPRADGADD
- a CDS encoding sulfurtransferase, which gives rise to MSEIVVPADWVADRLDEVRIVDVRDAWEFDGIGHVPGAVNIPFDSFRADDHAADGDAAGDSSGGDQGMLPGADAFAELMSEAGIEKGDRVVAYDDTHGVFAARFLVTAELYGHDPERLHLLDGDFSAWRLAHETTSEAADFERSEYAVDPPAETPLVDIDEVAAATDDPDTVVVDTREDWEFEEGHIPGAVRLDWRELVDDETRGLRPRGEIESILDERGIGPDRRVLLYCNTARRISHTYTVLRHLGYPDLAFYEGSLTEWEAAGRELETGA
- a CDS encoding sulfurtransferase; amino-acid sequence: MSEYAKDVLVSADWVEDHLEEFQSDDDDYRLVEVDVDTELYDESHAPGAVGWNWETDLQDQVERDILDKEDFEALLGSAGISEDTTVVLYGDNANWFAAYTYWQFKYYGHDDVKLLDGGRDYWVENDYPLTDEEPDFSEVEYNASGPRESIRAYRDDVENAVEKGLPLVDVRSPEEFSGEVLAPPGLQETAQRGGHIPGAENISWAAVTNDDGTFKDAEEIEELYAEEGIDGDETTVAYCRIGERSSVAWFALHELLGYDDAINYDGSWTEWGNLVGAPIEKGE
- a CDS encoding AbrB/MazE/SpoVT family DNA-binding domain-containing protein, whose protein sequence is MGTSEDRRVDEKGRVTIPQSIREALQIDPGEEVAVELEGDRIVIRSRISRERLVERLEGCVNGETRAEDADRIDPEDLKAEWTSDLPN
- a CDS encoding type II toxin-antitoxin system VapC family toxin, whose amino-acid sequence is MYCLDANVWIYFLDADLDEHEAVRDDVAEVLRSRPLFTTTVLQMEVVHYLTNQLADSERHVERVLSIEDSTVAELRPADVKRGAELLAEYDQSGIGGRDAPVLAAMERHGVERLWTHDEALERMDDRLDWLTVTDPVE